The following are from one region of the Mustela lutreola isolate mMusLut2 chromosome 9, mMusLut2.pri, whole genome shotgun sequence genome:
- the TNFRSF6B gene encoding tumor necrosis factor receptor superfamily member 6B, protein MGGRAAAPGRAMGTLERWGLPPWALAILLLALATHAAGELTYPWRDVETQEWLTCSQCPPGTFVQRPCRRDSPTMCSACPPRHYTQFWNYLERCRYCNVICGEREEEVRPCQATHNRACRCRPGFFAHAGFCLEHAPCPPGTGVAVPGTPSQNTQCQPCPPGTFSASSSRSEPCQPHRNCTALGLVLNVPGSSSHDALCTNCTGFPLSTMEPGGPGAEECERAVIDFVAFQDMSSKRLVRLWQALVGPAAWGPVAQREGRAELQLRLWRQLTEMRDARPGTLGVRLLQALREARLPGLERSVRTRFWAH, encoded by the exons ATGGGTGGccgagctgctgccccagggaggGCCATGGGGACGCTGGAGAGGTGGGGCCTGCCGCCGTGGGCACTGGCCATCCTGCTGCTGGCTCTGGCCACACATGCAGCAGGTGAGCTCACCTACCCGTGGCGGGACGTGGAGACTCAGGAGTGGCTCACGTGCAGCCAGTGCCCCCCAGGCACCTTCGTGCAGCGGCCCTGCCGCCGGGACAGCCCCACGATGTGCAGCGCGTGCCCTCCACGTCACTACACCCAATTCTGGAACTACCTGGAGCGCTGCCGCTACTGCAACGTCATTTGTGGGGAGCGCGAGGAGGAGGTGCGGCCCTGCCAGGCCACCCACAACCGTGCCTGCCGCTGCCGGCCCGGCTTCTTCGCGCACGCCGGCTTCTGCctggagcacgcgccttgcccGCCTGGCACCGGCGTGGCTGTCCCCG GAACGCCCAGCCAGAACACTCAGTGCCAGCCATGTCCCCCCGGCACCTTCTCGGCCAGCAGCTCCCGCTCAGAGCCCTGCCAGCCCCACCGCAACTGCACCGCCCTGGGCCTGGTCCTCAACGTGCCAGGCTCCTCCTCTCATGATGCCCTGTGCACCAACTGCACGGGCTTCCCGCTCAGCACCATGGAGCCTGGGGGGCCAG GGGCTGAAGAGTGTGAGCGAGCGGTCATCGACTTCGTGGCTTTCCAGGACATGTCCTCCAAGAGGCTTGTGCGGCTGTGGCAGGCGCTGGTGGGCCCGGCGGCCTGGGGTCCCGTGGCCCAGAGGGAGGGCCGTGCAGAGCTGCAGCTGAGGCTGTGGCGGCAGCTCACGGAGATGCGGGACGCGCGTCCCGGGACGCTGGGGGTGCGGCTACTGCAGGCGCTGCGCGAGGCCAGGCTGCCTGGCCTGGAGCGCAGCGTCCGCACACGCTTCTGGGCGCACTGA